A stretch of the Lineus longissimus chromosome 10, tnLinLong1.2, whole genome shotgun sequence genome encodes the following:
- the LOC135494579 gene encoding ATP-binding cassette sub-family C member 5-like isoform X3, which produces MGDREADAISTADDAGGIQIGENVALEEIKSDVPDEKTDSRKNEELHCTVHGNEGNTQTGSGNTNDGSVSDGNTKDSDTNGSNTNVADNNTNDADGDEKLCACTSGCSCDDAAVGDRLLGNTDMAKPPVSSSNHKIQFQDSSLHSVDEVYPKSYVQCKKTSPKRSKYSKYRNSMLHFLPVRTDSKPNICPYESAGFFSTITFHWIQGLMMKIYRRGLEDDAIWACPVNQSADTNCRRLERLWTEELEKKGDQASFRRVIFRFIKTRTLVSGFFLAIHVLISFVGPAYFLHSILEYTQHNEVDIAYGVGLAVGLSIVELARSLSAAISFSMNYETGVQLRGAVLAIVYQKVLRLRSLKDKSAGQLVNLFSTDAQRMFDVCISAMNIISGPLISLVALVYLLFLLGPIVIFGFLVIFCFYPFQLCMSKLMSLYRRKAVVITDQRVRLMNEILTCVKLIKMYAWEKPFAKTIAGIRDAEIKMMEKSTYVQSMTMAFTPGLPITAAILTLIAHTLLGNDLTAAQAFTLLSVFNCVRPKLSVAPAAIKSIIEARIAAKRYQDILVMEESSSLSKPDDPDVAVVFKSTTLAWDVLPYATKEELKIPDTPLKPKRYLSESEEMPLAGSTPNTEIKNPFGKPIKKQKMQSTKKGKNQETRKNDSQETRKNITVSQKKQRCLQIQAEVSLMEIEKPSFEEEENLEETESLEEKDPEFEEALFDLNLEVKKGSLIGICGSVGCGKSSLLAAVMAQMKLMSGTIKVCGDVAYVAQQAWIFNATVKENIVYGYSWDEVRYQKILEACKLVSDLEMLPSGDETEIGERGINLSGGQKQRVSLARAVYSDRDIYLLDDPLSAVDGPVGHHIFHQCIRNLLKEKTVLLVTHQLQYLNHCSQVLLMKDGRIVEAGHHNDLLQQAKEYAAIIRHYSSNENLASEKSDIHHARSMDEISIRVSNQADLWTLDDMLSQSSHGSGLKRRNSASCSELPTSCDRNLIHSMQSIMSGMSYESGEHEGATGKLITAETRASGNIKGQTYLSYVRAAGGFGVCFFVLFMFFIHIGCTGLGNWWLSYWLAQGSGNTSVTVDNVTYISDNISDNPQMYFYNSVHGAILIAILITTCIRSLLLMKCTLHASNTLHDLLFVKVLRSPMSFFDMTPTGRVLNRFSKDIDDTDSGLPILQESLLQNIFLVILSIFMIVYVFPWFLVAVVPLVAIFYILQRIFRTGLRELKRVVSVTSSPIFSCVTATVQGLHTIKAYSKHKEYNTRFQQLLDENTMPLFLHHCAKRWLTVRLDLVAITIILITALLIVLLKNEIPTAYSGLALNYALMLIGLFQFTLRMAFETETRFTAVERIDEYIKYLKSEAPSVIKTNRPPNNWPAEGHIKFENVRMRYRSGLPCILRGINIEISPEEKVGIVGRTGSGKSSLGVALFRLVELAAGSITIDGVDISEIGLEDLRTKLSIIPQDPVLFVGTIRYNLDPFNEHTDIELWDALRKCHIMEMIRALPGRLDSTVVENGENFSVGERQLLCLARALLRQSKILMLDEATASIDSETDSCVQQTIAESFSGCTILTVAHRLNTVLNYDRVLVMKNGKVVEFDKPSALLARSNSTFSSMMAAVESQSTLADLQNCFLDSR; this is translated from the exons ATGGGAGATCGCGAGGCAGATGCAATTTCCACTGCTGATGATGCTGGGGGTATTCAGATAGGAGAGAATGTAGCTTTGGAGGAAATTAAATCTGACGTGCCGGATGAGAAAACAGACAGTAGGAAGAATGAGGAATTACACTGTACAGTGCATGGAAATGAAGGGAATACTCAGACTGGATCTGGTAACACAAATGATGGTAGCGTAAGTGATGGTAACACGAAGGATTCTGACACAAATGGGAGTAACACGAATGTCGCTGACAATAACACAAATGATGCCGATGGTGATGAAAAACTTTGTGCGTGTACTAGTGGTTGTTCCTGTGATGACGCGGCGGTGGGGGACCGTCTGCTGGGCAATACAGACATGGCTAAGCCCCCTGTTAGTTCTTCTAATCACAAGATTCAGTTCCAAGATTCAAG TTTGCACTCAGTTGATGAAGTGTACCCAAAGTCGTACGTCCAGTGTAAGAAAACCTCCCCCAAAAGATCCAAATACAGCAAGTACAGGAATTCTATGTTACATTTCCTACCTGTACGCACAGATAGCAA GCCCAACATTTGTCCGTATGAGAGTGCTGGTTTCTTCTCCACGATCACCTTCCATTGGATCCAAGGTCTCATGATGAAGATTTATCGCCGCGGCTTGGAGGACGACGCGATCTGGGCATGCCCGGTCAACCAGAGTGCCGATACCAACTGCAGAAG ACTCGAACGATTATGGACTGAAGAACTTGAGAAGAAGGGCGATCAAGCATCGTTTAGACGTGTCATATTCCGATTCATCAAGACGAGGACATTAGTCTCGGGATTCTTTCTTGCCATACATGTGCTCATCAGTTTTGTGGGCCCG GCCTATTTTTTGCACAGCATCCTAGAATACACTCAACACAATGAAGTGGATATCGCCTATGGTGTTGGGTTAGCCGTGGGACTCTCCATCGTGGAGCTAGCTCGAAGTCTCTCTGCTGCTATATCATTCTCCATGAACTATGAAACCG GTGTTCAACTCCGTGGTGCTGTCCTCGCCATCGTCTATCAAAAGGTGCTCCGTCTCCGCAGCCTAAAAGATAAGTCTGCCGGCCAGTTGGTCAACCTCTTCTCCACCGACGCACAGCGTATGTTCGATGTCTGTATCAGCGCGATGAATATCATATCCGGCCCATTGATATCACTGGTTGCTCTCGTCTACCTCCTTTTTCTACTCGGGCCCATCGTCATCTTCGGATTCCTGGTCATATTCTGTTTTTATCCGTTTCAG CTTTGTATGTCGAAATTAATGAGCCTGTATCGTAGAAAAGCTGTTGTTATCACTGACCAGAGGGTCCGACTGATGAATGAAATCTTGACGTGCGTGAAGTTGATCAAGATGTACGCTTGGGAGAAACCGTTTGCTAAAACCATAGCGG gTATTCGTGATGCTGAAATTAAGATGATGGAGAAGTCCACCTATGTTCAGAGTATGACGATGGCATTTACGCCCGGTCTTCCAATCACAGCAGCCATCCTGACCCTCATAGCGCACACCCTGTTGGGCAACGATCTCACTGCTGCACAG GCATTTACCCTTCTGTCTGTTTTCAACTGCGTCCGTCCCAAGTTGAGCGTTGCGCCTGCCGCTATTAAATCTATAATCGAGGCCAGAATAGCTGCCAAAAGATATCAG GACATCTTAGTAATGGAGGAGTCATCTTCGTTGAGTAAACCTGACGACCCAGATGTCGCGGTTGTGTTCAAGTCCACCACCCTCGCATGGGACGTCTTACCTTATGCCACCAAAGAGGAACTTAAGATCCCTGATACTCCGCTCAAGCCGAAGAGATACCTCAGCGAAAGTGAAG AAATGCCTCTAGCTGGAAGTACACCTAACACAGAAATAAAGAATCCGTTTGGAAAACCCATAAAGAAACAAAAGATGCAATCTACAAAGAAGGGAAAAAATCAGGAAACAAGAAAAAATGATAGTCAGGAAACAAGAAAAAATATCACTGTTTCCCAGAAGAAGCAGAGGTGCTTGCAGATTCAGGCTGAGGTTTCTCTGATGGAGATTGAAAAACCATCATTTGAGGAGGAGGAGAATCTTGAGGAGACAGAGTCGCTGGAAGAGAAAGATCCTGAGTTTGAGGAGGCTTTGTTTGATTTGAACTTGGAGGTGAAGAAGGGCAGTTTGATAGGGATCTGCGGTAGTGTGGGCTGTGGGAAGAGTTCGTTGTTAGCTGCGGTTATGGCTCAG ATGAAGCTCATGAGTGGTACTATCAAGGTTTGCGGGGATGTGGCATACGTCGCCCAGCAAGCGTGGATCTTCAATGCGACAGTCAAGGAGAATATCGTCTATGGTTACAGCTGGGATGAGGTGAGGTACCAGAAGATTCTTGAGGCGTGTAAACTCGTGTCGGACTTGGAGATGCTGCCGTCGGGGGACGAGACTGAG ATTGGTGAACGTGGCATCAACCTTAGCGGAGGTCAGAAGCAGCGAGTGAGCCTCGCCCGAGCAGTGTACAGTGACCGAGATATCTACCTGCTCGACGACCCACTGTCTGCGGTCGATGGGCCCGTCGGCCACCACATCTTTCACCAGTGCATCAGGAATCTTTTGAAGGAGAAGACTGTCTTACTTGTGACTCATCAACTGCAA TATCTGAACCACTGCAGCCAAGTCCTCTTGATGAAAGATGGCCGCATCGTGGAGGCAGGCCATCACAACGATCTTTTGCAGCAGGCAAAAGAATATGCTGCAATAATACGGCATTATTCCAGCAACGAAAATCTAGCGAGCGAAAAATCAGACATCCATCACGCGCGGAGCATGGATGAAATTTCGATTCGTGTTTCGAATCAAGCGGATTTGTGGACGTTGGATGATATGTTGTCGCAGAGCAGTCATGGGTCCGGTCTGAAGCGGAGGAACAGCGCTAGTTGCTCTGAGTTACCAACATCCTGTGACAGAAACCTCATCCATTCAATGCAGAGTATAATGAGTGGCATGAGTTATGAGTCGGGCGAGCATGAAG GAGCAACTGGAAAATTGATCACTGCAGAGACCAGGGCGAGCGGCAACATCAAGGGCCAGACGTACCTGTCGTATGTCAGAGCAGCCGGAGGATTTGGCGTCTGCTTCTTTGTACTGTTCATGTTTTTCATCCACATCGGCTGCACGGGTTTGGGGAACTGGTGGCTGTCGTACTGGTTGGCTCAGGGAAGTGGG AACACGAGTGTCACAGTGGACAATGTAACTTACATTAGTGATAATATCAGCGATAATCCACAGATGTATTTCTATAACTCGGTTCATGGTGCTATTCTCATTGCCATATTGATTACCACATGTATTAGGAGTCTACTTCTCATGAAG TGTACGCTTCACGCATCAAATACCCTCCATGATCTGCTGTTTGTCAAGGTGCTAAGAAGTCCAATGAGTTTCTTCGACATGACACCGACAGGCCGAGTGCTGAATCGCTTCTCAAAAGACATCGATGACA CTGATTCCGGTCTGCCAATCTTACAAGAGTCCCTCCTTCAGAATATATTCCTGGTGATCCTCTCAATATTCATGATCGTTTACGTGTTTCCATGGTTTCTGGTCGCCGTGGTGCCCcttgttgccattttctacaTCCTACAACGAATATTCCGTACCGGTCTCCGCGAGTTGAAGCGCGTCGTGTCCGTGACAAGTTCTCCCATCTTCAGCTGTGTCACGGCAACCGTCCAAGGTCTACATACTATCAAAGCCTACAGTAAACACAAGGAATACAATACCAG GTTTCAGCAACTACTTGACGAGAACACGATGCCGCTGTTTCTCCACCATTGTGCCAAACGTTGGTTGACCGTCCGCctggacctggtggccatcacGATCATACTTATAACTGCCTTGCTTATCGTGCTGCTGAAGAACGAAATCCCGACGGCTTACTCTGGCTTGGCACTCAACTACGCTCTAATG cTGATCGGCCTGTTCCAGTTTACCCTGCGGATGGCGTTTGAGACGGAAACACGATTCACAGCGGTGGAGAGAATTGATGAATACATCAAG tATCTGAAGTCGGAGGCTCCATCTGTTATCAAAACTAATCGCCCACCAAATAACTGGCCTGCGGAGGGCCACATCAAGTTTGAAAATGTCCGAATGCGCTATCGGTCTGGGTTACCGTGTATCCTGCGAGGTATCAACATTGAGATTTCACCCGAGGAGAAAGTTGGGATCGTCGGTCGGACGGGATCGGGGAAGAGCTCACTAGGTGTGGCTCTATTCCGATTGGTGGAGTTAGCAGCAGGTTCTATCACCATTGATGGGGTTGACATCAGCGAGATAGGGCTGGAAGATCTGAGGACAAAGCTGTCTATTATTCCGCAGGACCCTGTGCTGTTTGTTGGGACAATAAG GTACAATCTCGACCCCTTCAATGAGCATACGGACATTGAACTCTGGGATGCCCTTAGAAAGTGCCATATCATGGAAATG ATCAGGGCGTTGCCCGGAAGACTGGACTCAACAGTTGTAGAGAACGGGGAGAACTTTTCTGTTGGGGAACGTCAGCTTCTGTGCCTTGCAAGGGCATTACTAAGACAGAGTAAG ATACTGATGTTGGATGAGGCCACAGCATCCATCGATTCCGAGACGGACTCATGCGTGCAGCAGACGATCGCAGAGTCGTTCTCTGGCTGTACTATCCTGACTGTGGCGCACAGACTCAACACGGTGCTAAACTATGATAGGGTACTTGTCatgaaaaatggaaag GTTGTTGAATTCGACAAGCCCAGCGCTCTTCTTGCCCGATCGAACTCGACGTTCAGTTCGATGATGGCAGCCGTCGAGAGTCAAAGCACGTTGGCAGATTTACAAAATTGCTTTCTGGACAGCAGATGA